A genomic region of Solanum dulcamara chromosome 2, daSolDulc1.2, whole genome shotgun sequence contains the following coding sequences:
- the LOC129880419 gene encoding probable pectate lyase 5 — translation MGMTLSFLLFLTLLSPIFTFSSHVSDPEVIVQEVNQKINASRRNLGYLSCGTGNPIDDCWRCDPNWEKNRQRLADCAIGFGKQAIGGKDGKIYIVTDTSDDPVNPKPGTLRYGAIQDEPLWIIFSRDMVIKLKEELMLNSFKTIDGRGASVHIAGGPCITIQYVTNIIIHGLNIHDCKQGGNAYVRDSPQHYGWRTLSDGDGVSIFGGSHVWVDHCSLSNCRDGLIDAIRGSTAITISNNYMTHHNKVMLLGHSDTFTRDKNMQVTIAFNHFGEGLVQRMPRCRHGYFHVVNNDYTHWEMYAIGGSASPTINSQGNRFLAPNDVFNKEVTKHEDAAESEWKNWNWRSEGDLMLNGAFFTRSGAGASSSYAKASSLSARPFTLVNSITMNAGALGCKKGKKC, via the exons atgggaatgacactttcctttcttctctttctcacttTATTATCTCCTATCTTCACATTCTCCTCTCATGTTTCTGATCCTGAAGTTATAGTCCAAGAAGTTAATCA GAAAATCAATGCATCAAGAAGGAACTTAGGCTATTTATCATGTGGCACAGGCAATCCTATTGATGATTGTTGGAGATGTGACCCCAATTGGGAAAAAAACAGACAAAGATTAGCTGATTGTGCCATTGGCTTCGGCAAACAAGCAATTGGTGGAAAAGATGGCAAAATCTATATAGTTACTGACACTAGTGATGACCCTGTGAACCCAAAGCCAGGAACATTAAGATATGGTGCAATTCAAGATGAACCCCTTTGGATAATATTTTCTAGAGACATGGTCATTAAGTTAAAAGAAGAATTAATGTTGAATTCATTCAAGACTATTGATGGTAGAGGTGCTAGTGTACATATTGCTGGTGGTCCATGTATAACTATACAATATGTTACAAATATTATTATACATGGATTAAATATTCATGATTGTAAACAAGGTGGTAATGCTTATGTTAGAGATTCACCACAACATTATGGTTGGAGAACATTATCAGATGGAGATGGTGTTTCTATATTTGGTGGAAGTCATGTTTGGGTGGATCATTGTTCTTTATCAAATTGTAGAGATGGTTTGATCGATGCAATTCGTGGATCTACTGCCATTACTATTTCCAATAATTATATGACACATCATAATAAG GTAATGCTTTTGGGGCATAGTGATACATTCACTAGAGACAAGAATATGCAAGTTACCATTGCTTTTAACCATTTTGGAGAAGGGCTTGTGCAGAGGATGCcaag ATGtagacatggatatttccatgTGGTGAATAATGACTACACTCATTGGGAGATGTATGCAATTGGAGGAAGTGCTTCTCCAACTATCAATAGTCAAGGCAATAGATTTCTTGCTCCTAATGATGTCTTTAACAAGGAG GTGACAAAACATGAGGATGCAGCAGAAAGTGAATGGAAGAATTGGAATTGGAGATCTGAAGGTGATTTAATGCTCAATGGAGCTTTTTTCACAAGATCTGGTGCTGGAGCTTCTTCTAGTTATGCTAAAGCTTCAAGTTTAAGTGCAAGGCCATTTACTTTGGTTAATTCTATTACAATGAATGCTGGTGCACTTGGTtgcaaaaagggaaaaaaatgttGA